Proteins co-encoded in one Malus sylvestris chromosome 9, drMalSylv7.2, whole genome shotgun sequence genomic window:
- the LOC126634193 gene encoding uncharacterized protein LOC126634193 gives MAYQKLWNAFFFYLSTASTIFHTLLSFFLKTNWDLVFFKLLDTLVALYFRLCGLSPCTIDVDDQTTVHFWTANHRRFDKPGLVLVHGYGGNSLWQFVCHVGALSRNFNLYVPDLLFFGKSYTNRLDRSEVFQAKSVVDGLKRLGVDRFSVYGLSYGGFVAYRMAEMYPETVEKVVIVSSGVVWTDEQKDELLKVESDTLEILLPRSPHDLRLLMNRSLYKHDVFKWVPDFVLGRLIKANNEHRKERMELLEHLVAKKQDSNLPILNQETLIIWGDKDKVFPLFLAHQLQRHLGPKSKLEIIKDTGHAANFDSPDTVNALIKSFVLDGYPSNIIGIPMEVK, from the exons ATGGCTTACCAAAAGTTGTGGAATGCTTTCTTCTTCTACCTCTCAACCGCATCAACAATTTTCCACACCCTCTTATCTTTTTTCCTCAAAACCAACTGGGATCTAGTGTTCTTCAAACTCCTAGATACTCTTGTAGCTTTATATTTCAGGCTATGTGGTCTCTCTCCTTGTACAATCGACGTTGACGACCAAACCACCGTGCACTTCTGGACTGCCAACCACCGGCGCTTCGATAAACCCGGTCTCGTTCTGGTTCATGGCTACGGAGGCAATTCTCTGTGGCAGTTTGTGTGTCATGTGGGTGCCTTGTCCAGGAACTTCAACTTGTACGTGCCGGATTTGCTGTTCTTTGGGAAGTCTTACACGAACCGGTTGGACCGGAGCGAGGTATTCCAAGCGAAAAGTGTTGTGGACGGGTTGAAGAGATTGGGTGTGGACCGGTTCTCGGTTTACGGTCTGAGCTACGGTGGGTTTGTGGCGTATCGGATGGCTGAGATGTATCCGGAGACGGTGGAGAAGGTTGTGATTGTGAGTAGTGGGGTAGTGTGGACGGATGAACAGAAGGATGAGCTGTTGAAGGTGGAATCAGATACTTTGGAGATTCTTTTGCCAAGAAGTCCACATGATCTACGGTTGTTAATGAACCGGTCTTTGTACAAGCATGATGTTTTCAAGTGGGTTCCTGACTTTGTCCTCGGCAGACTCATCAAA GCTAACAATGAACACCGAAAGGAGAGAATGGAGCTACTTGAACACTTGGTGGCCAAGAAACAAGATTCAAACCTTCCTATCCTAAATCAG GAAACGCTAATAATTTGGGGTGACAAAGATAAAGTCTTCCCATTGTTCTTGGCCCATCAGTTGCAAAG GCATTTGGGTCCCAAATCAAAATTAGAAATAATCAAGGACACGGGTCATGCAGCAAACTTTGATTCACCAGACACAGTCAATGCATTGATAAAATCATTTGTTTTGGATGGTTATCCCTCCAATATTATTGGAATTCCGATGGAGGTCAAATGA